The Odocoileus virginianus isolate 20LAN1187 ecotype Illinois chromosome 27, Ovbor_1.2, whole genome shotgun sequence genome has a window encoding:
- the LOC139031504 gene encoding endogenous retrovirus group K member 25 Env polyprotein-like, with amino-acid sequence MEAVFLVGRQADNEGEKSPPPQKEKIKYKVSNKKTLDSPTPTWGQIKNLTRQAQTVAGPGASPEQLFLAILAILSCQVSMVTPFSSQSESGIYWAYFPDPPTLQVVPWTESPLRVTTNAPRLLGGSWTSHSLKSYPINLNFSFHGLVEGIPICFNFPLEGTRGLITPTKEGCVQTSKKAIITDSPLNKGKKGSKRFVWVLLGQMPGISDEIQTQFGRFNHSLPFDDTYERCSSDPPSDDSWGGVNYQIGYPQWRECIYDSMLAYKMGNSNTISIQDWSNPNPKHDLKTVKNYTDEYVNWENSTVPWPLSASRWHHNALVPPMVAYQQNSKTFWQPELWRAVAATSNVTLKRPNSTLEKVVLACLPSPYVFLFVNDSNKLQIYLNQTGGPTIVDCDTCFLSSCLSPRFNVSAFIILKRPPYLMVPVNLTTYWYDNYGLAVLQHVKELMRIKRFAGLLVLGISALIMAISSAILASVSLAHQVHTAAHVNDLSKNVSLTLATQEAIDRKLEMKVNALEEAVMHIGTELQALKTKLALSCHADYKWICVTPLKVNETDYNWERIQNHISGVWNSSSISLDLERLHQQIANVKDAKLDFTVVETAHDFFNQLSSFISGKGLISGIMTWVSLGCIVLVIILILPCIV; translated from the coding sequence ATGGAGGCTGTTTTTCTTGTGGGCAGGCAGGCCGACAATGAAGGGGAAAAATCCCCaccaccacaaaaagaaaaaattaaatataaagtaaGTAATAAAAAAACTCTAGATTCTCCCACCCCAACTTGGGGACAGATCAAGAACCTCACTCGTCAAGCCCAGACAGTTGCCGGACCTGGTGCCAGCCCAGAACAACTCTTTCTTGCAATCCTTGCTATCCTGAGTTGCCAGGTAAGTATGGTTACTCCCTTTTCCTCTCAATCAGAGAGCGGAATTTATTGGGCCTATTTCCCTGATCCTCCAACTCTGCAGGTTGTCCCTTGGACAGAGTCACCCCTTCGGGTGACAACTAATGCACCTCGGTTGCTAGGAGGGAGTTGGAcatctcattctttaaaaagttatcctATAAATCTAAATTTCTCTTTCCACGGATTAGTTGAAGGAATCccaatttgctttaattttcccCTTGAAGGGACTCGAGGCCTTATTACTCCAACTAAAGAGGGATGTGTCCAGACATCAAAAAAGGCCATTATTACTGATTCCCcacttaataaaggaaaaaagggatCAAAAAGATTTGTTTGGGTTTTATTGGGGCAAATGCCTGGAATCTCAGATGAGATCCAAACACAATTTGGAAGGTTTAATCATTCTCTCCCCTTTGATGACACTTATGAACGATGCTCATCAGACCCACCTTCAGATGACAGCTGGGGTGGAGTAAATTATCAGATAGGATACCCTCAGTGGAGAGAGTGTATTTATGATTCTATGTTAGCCTATAAAATGGGGAATTCAAATACAATATCCATTCAAGATTGGAGTAATCCAAATCCAAAACACGatctaaaaacagtaaaaaattatACAGACGAGTATGTAAATTGGGAAAACTCTACTGTACCTTGGCCTCTTTCAGCTAGCAGATGGCACCACAACGCCCTGGTTCCCCCCATGGTTGCTTATCAGCAAAATTCAAAGACCTTTTGGCAGCCAGAGCTATGGAGAGCAGTAGCTGCAACTTCCAATGTAACTTTAAAACGACCTAATTCAACCTTAGAAAAGGTTGTTTTGGCTTGCCTTCCTTCtccatatgttttcctttttgttaatgACTCAAATAAGTTACAGATATATCTTAATCAAACTGGAGGACCTACCATTGTTGATTGTGATACCTGCTTCCTTTCTAGCTGTCTGAGCCCTAGgtttaatgtttctgcttttataattttaaaacgaCCTCCCTATCTCATGGTACCTGTTAATTTGACAACATATTGGTATGATAATTATGGCTTAGCTGTATTACAACATGTTAAAGAGTTAATGAGAATTAAAAGGTTTGCAGGATTGTTAGTTTTAGGAATATCTGCCTTAATTATGGCTATATCTTCTGCTATATTAGCCTCTGTTTCTCTTGCACATCAGGTTCACACAGCCGCTCATGTTAATGATTTGTCAAAAAATGTTTCCTTAACGCTAGCAACTCAAGAAGCTATAGatagaaaactagaaatgaaagtaAATGCTTTGGAAGAGGCAGTAATGCATATAGGAACTGAATTGCAGGCTTTAAAAACGAAGTTGGCTTTATCCTGTCATGCAGATTACAAGTGGATTTGTGTAACACCCTTAAAGGTAAATGAAACAGATTATAATTGGGAGCGGATTCAAAATCATATTTCTGGGGTTTGGAATAGCTCTAGTATTAGCCTAGATTTAGAAAGATTACATCAACAGATTGCTAATGTAAAAGATGCTAAGTTAGACTTTACTGTGGTTGAAACAGCTcatgatttctttaatcagttaaGTTCCTTCATATCAGGAAAAGGTCTCATTTCTGGAATTATGACCTGGGTTTCTCTAGGATGTATTGTCTTAGTAATTATTCTTATCCTTCCTTGCATTGTTTAG